The proteins below are encoded in one region of Neisseria bacilliformis:
- a CDS encoding SDR family NAD(P)-dependent oxidoreductase, with translation MDKLIITGHTRGLGRALAELYLQRGWQVLGLARGAAALRPSENLHQVSIDLADGAALAAWLSDTSSPHGGDGGGLLWDFLADAGKILLINNAAAVSPNAVSGRQRPSEILSAVSLNVAAPLLLANAVLAARPALVPLDILHIGSGAGRKSYAGWSVYGTSKAALDHHARCLAAEHHENVRAACLAPGVVDTDMQAQIRASDAAAFPLKGRFVSLKNEGGLQTAADTAAKIAAYVESERFGTEAAADIRDFW, from the coding sequence ATGGACAAGCTGATCATCACCGGCCACACGCGCGGGCTGGGGCGGGCGCTGGCGGAACTCTATCTGCAACGCGGCTGGCAGGTTTTGGGACTGGCGCGGGGGGCGGCGGCTTTGCGGCCGTCTGAAAACCTGCATCAGGTGTCAATCGATTTGGCCGACGGCGCGGCTTTGGCTGCCTGGCTTTCAGACACGTCATCCCCGCATGGTGGAGACGGGGGCGGCCTGCTGTGGGATTTTCTGGCCGATGCAGGCAAAATCCTGTTAATCAACAACGCCGCCGCCGTGTCGCCCAACGCCGTTTCGGGGCGGCAGAGGCCGTCTGAAATCCTGTCTGCCGTGTCGTTAAACGTGGCCGCGCCGCTGCTGCTGGCCAACGCGGTTTTGGCGGCGCGGCCTGCGCTGGTGCCGCTGGACATCCTGCACATCGGCAGCGGCGCGGGGCGCAAAAGCTACGCCGGTTGGAGCGTGTACGGCACAAGCAAGGCCGCGCTCGACCACCACGCCCGCTGTTTGGCGGCGGAGCATCATGAAAACGTGCGCGCCGCCTGCCTCGCCCCGGGCGTGGTGGACACCGACATGCAGGCGCAAATCCGCGCGTCGGACGCGGCGGCCTTCCCGCTCAAAGGCCGTTTCGTGTCGCTGAAAAACGAAGGCGGCTTGCAGACGGCGGCCGATACGGCGGCAAAAATCGCGGCCTATGTCGAATCGGAACGCTTCGGCACGGAAGCGGCGGCGGACATCCGCGATTTTTGGTGA
- the coaBC gene encoding bifunctional phosphopantothenoylcysteine decarboxylase/phosphopantothenate--cysteine ligase CoaBC, producing the protein MPKHILLGVSGGIAAYKACELVRLLKKQGHEVSVAMSRAAAEFVSPLTFQALSGNPVLSETHDGAAADGMAHIRLTREADAFLIAPATANTLAKIANGIADNLLTNLAAARTCPLAAAPAMNVHMWRNPANQRNIAQLTADGITVFPPESGDLACGETGEGRMAEPATLAELLPDLWTEKILRGKNVLITAGATFEPIDPVRGITNLSSGKMGAALARACRAAGARVTLVHGLMQAALPAALHETVSAARAQDMYREVMARAADNDIFIAVAAVADYTVKNAAAHKIKKDGSGTPPVIELAENPDILAAAAALPHPPFCVGFAAESRNVLEYARAKRLKKNIPLIAANDVSLAMGGDDNQITLIDKHGETALPESGKDQAAAAIVGRIAHLLDEG; encoded by the coding sequence ATGCCCAAACACATCCTGCTCGGCGTCAGCGGCGGCATTGCCGCCTACAAAGCCTGCGAACTCGTGCGCCTGTTAAAAAAACAAGGGCACGAAGTGAGCGTCGCCATGAGCCGCGCCGCCGCCGAATTCGTCTCCCCACTCACCTTCCAAGCCCTCAGCGGCAACCCCGTTTTGAGCGAAACCCACGACGGCGCGGCCGCTGACGGCATGGCGCACATCCGCCTCACCCGCGAAGCCGACGCCTTCCTCATCGCCCCCGCCACTGCCAACACCCTCGCCAAAATCGCGAACGGCATCGCCGACAACCTGCTCACCAACCTCGCCGCCGCCCGCACCTGCCCGCTGGCCGCCGCGCCCGCCATGAACGTGCACATGTGGCGCAATCCGGCCAACCAACGCAACATCGCCCAACTCACCGCCGACGGCATCACCGTCTTCCCGCCCGAAAGCGGCGATCTGGCCTGCGGCGAAACCGGCGAAGGGCGCATGGCCGAGCCCGCCACACTGGCCGAACTGCTGCCCGATTTGTGGACGGAAAAAATCCTGCGCGGCAAAAACGTGCTCATCACCGCCGGTGCCACCTTCGAGCCCATCGACCCCGTGCGCGGCATCACCAACCTGTCCAGCGGCAAAATGGGCGCGGCACTCGCCCGCGCCTGCCGCGCCGCCGGCGCGCGCGTTACCCTCGTGCACGGCCTGATGCAGGCCGCCCTGCCCGCCGCCCTGCACGAAACCGTCTCCGCCGCCCGCGCGCAGGACATGTACCGCGAAGTCATGGCACGCGCCGCCGACAACGACATCTTCATCGCCGTGGCCGCCGTGGCCGACTACACCGTAAAAAACGCCGCCGCGCACAAAATCAAAAAAGACGGCAGCGGCACGCCGCCCGTTATCGAACTGGCCGAAAACCCCGACATCCTCGCCGCCGCCGCCGCCCTGCCGCACCCGCCCTTCTGCGTCGGCTTCGCCGCCGAAAGCCGCAACGTGCTGGAATACGCCCGCGCCAAACGCCTGAAAAAAAACATCCCCCTCATCGCCGCCAACGACGTGTCCCTGGCCATGGGCGGCGACGACAACCAAATCACCCTGATCGACAAACACGGCGAAACCGCCCTGCCCGAAAGCGGCAAAGACCAAGCGGCGGCCGCCATCGTCGGGCGCATCGCGCATTTGTTGGACGAAGGGTAA
- a CDS encoding uracil-xanthine permease family protein: MSAPAPQNADLVYRLEDKPPFANALLSAVTHLLAIFVPMITPALIVGGALKLPPEMTAYLVSMAMVASGIGTFLQVSRFGPVGSGLLSIQSVNFSFVGVMIALGSGMKEQGMDVHAVMSALLGIAFCGAFLVAASAWLLPYLEKVITPTVSGVVVMMIGLSLIGVAITEFGGGFAALADGSFGSLRNIGLAAFVLAVVLLFNCLKNPLLRMSGIAVGMVAGYLAALYLGMVDFSVLRGLPPVTVPQPFKYGFDFRPVPFLVAALVYLLSIFEAVGDLTATAMVSGEDYEGAEFRKRLRGGVLADGLVSVIATALGSLPLTTFAQNNGVIQMTGVASRHVGRYIAAILVLLGLFPVVGRAFTTIPSPVIGGAMVLMFGLITVAGVRILMSHGINRRETVIAATSIGLGLGVSFKPEVFDLLPLKELFQNPICMGGTAALLMNLLMPRDGGSRVYLSDDLEV, translated from the coding sequence ATGTCCGCACCCGCCCCGCAAAATGCCGATCTGGTTTACCGCCTCGAAGACAAGCCGCCCTTTGCCAACGCGCTGTTGAGCGCGGTTACGCATCTTCTGGCGATTTTCGTCCCCATGATTACCCCTGCGCTGATTGTCGGCGGCGCATTGAAACTGCCGCCCGAAATGACCGCCTATCTGGTGTCGATGGCGATGGTGGCCTCCGGCATCGGCACGTTTTTGCAGGTCAGCCGCTTCGGGCCGGTCGGCTCGGGGCTGCTCTCCATCCAGTCGGTGAACTTTTCCTTTGTCGGCGTGATGATTGCGCTGGGCAGCGGCATGAAGGAACAGGGCATGGACGTGCACGCGGTGATGTCCGCGCTTTTGGGCATCGCCTTTTGCGGCGCGTTTCTGGTGGCCGCTTCGGCCTGGCTGTTGCCCTATCTGGAAAAAGTGATCACGCCCACCGTGAGCGGCGTGGTGGTGATGATGATCGGGCTGAGCCTGATCGGCGTGGCAATCACCGAATTCGGCGGCGGCTTCGCGGCCTTGGCCGACGGCAGCTTCGGCTCGCTGCGCAACATCGGCCTGGCGGCATTCGTGCTCGCGGTGGTGCTGCTGTTCAACTGCCTGAAAAACCCGCTGCTGCGCATGAGCGGCATCGCCGTGGGCATGGTGGCGGGCTATCTGGCCGCGCTGTATCTGGGCATGGTGGATTTTTCCGTGCTGCGCGGCCTGCCGCCCGTTACCGTGCCGCAGCCCTTCAAATACGGCTTCGATTTCCGGCCCGTGCCCTTTCTCGTGGCCGCGCTGGTGTATCTTTTGAGCATTTTCGAAGCGGTGGGCGATCTGACCGCCACGGCGATGGTGTCGGGCGAAGACTACGAGGGCGCGGAGTTCCGCAAACGGCTGCGCGGCGGCGTTTTGGCCGACGGGCTGGTGTCGGTCATCGCCACCGCGCTGGGCTCGCTGCCCCTGACCACCTTCGCGCAAAACAACGGTGTGATCCAAATGACCGGCGTCGCCTCGCGCCACGTCGGCCGCTACATCGCCGCCATTTTGGTGCTGCTGGGGCTGTTTCCCGTCGTCGGCCGCGCCTTCACCACCATCCCCAGCCCGGTCATCGGCGGCGCGATGGTGCTGATGTTCGGCCTGATTACCGTGGCCGGCGTGCGCATCCTGATGAGCCACGGCATCAACCGCCGCGAAACCGTCATCGCCGCCACCTCCATCGGCCTGGGGCTGGGCGTGAGCTTCAAGCCCGAAGTGTTCGACCTGCTGCCGCTCAAAGAGCTGTTCCAAAACCCCATCTGCATGGGCGGCACCGCCGCGCTGCTGATGAACCTGCTGATGCCGCGCGACGGCGGCAGCCGGGTGTACCTGAGCGACGATTTGGAAGTGTGA